In Fibrobacter sp. UWH4, a single genomic region encodes these proteins:
- a CDS encoding NAD(P)/FAD-dependent oxidoreductase, with translation MLDPNYDVVVIGAGPGGSVAARNLARAGHKVLLLEKRERIGFPVRCGEASTTLADLQTYGPIDESCIESIINGLYIYGPNGVNIEVPKPSTGIMLNREIFDPWLAKLAADDGAQVETCARAEFVGEVEGDRRMVRVVLGKGNGDGSVTETGTQEIFAKMVIAADGVESRIGRMVGLNCVQNPRETCTGVDIQVQGLLTKPDYLTFWQGHDFINDGYIWSFPKQKSNVTNFGAGFLAAGKHSGNILEVTMEWLEKLFPGAKINHTVGGMVPVSSTLKDYTLDRFALVGDAAHHTNPLTGGGIAAAMRAGRFCAEYVDQGLKATSGEAASLSHNFLKQYEKRCYGYFGKMHDFEYKFRRFLLALNREDQVGLYKVLQGFALSGYKKSAFLKTPVQTTKYLYKFWKFK, from the coding sequence ATGCTTGATCCTAATTACGACGTCGTGGTCATCGGTGCGGGGCCTGGCGGCTCCGTCGCAGCACGCAACCTGGCCCGGGCCGGGCACAAGGTGCTGCTCCTCGAAAAACGGGAACGCATCGGTTTCCCGGTACGCTGCGGCGAGGCGAGCACCACGCTTGCGGACCTACAGACTTACGGTCCGATCGACGAAAGCTGCATCGAAAGCATTATCAACGGCCTTTACATTTACGGCCCTAATGGCGTGAACATCGAAGTTCCGAAGCCAAGCACGGGCATCATGCTGAACCGCGAAATTTTCGACCCGTGGCTCGCAAAACTCGCTGCCGACGACGGGGCCCAGGTTGAAACTTGCGCCCGCGCCGAATTTGTAGGCGAAGTCGAGGGCGACAGACGAATGGTCCGCGTCGTTCTCGGAAAAGGCAACGGCGACGGGAGCGTCACCGAGACCGGTACGCAGGAAATCTTTGCGAAGATGGTCATCGCCGCCGACGGCGTCGAAAGCCGCATCGGCCGCATGGTCGGGCTCAACTGCGTGCAGAATCCGCGCGAGACCTGCACCGGCGTCGACATCCAGGTGCAAGGACTCTTGACCAAACCCGACTACCTCACCTTCTGGCAAGGTCACGACTTTATCAACGACGGATACATCTGGAGTTTCCCGAAGCAGAAATCGAACGTGACAAATTTCGGTGCCGGATTCCTCGCCGCAGGAAAGCACAGCGGAAACATCCTCGAAGTCACCATGGAGTGGCTAGAAAAGCTTTTCCCCGGAGCAAAAATCAACCATACCGTCGGTGGAATGGTGCCGGTTTCCAGCACCCTTAAGGATTACACTTTAGACCGCTTCGCCCTGGTGGGCGACGCCGCCCACCACACCAACCCGCTCACGGGTGGTGGCATCGCTGCCGCGATGCGGGCGGGCCGATTCTGCGCGGAATACGTCGACCAAGGCCTCAAGGCAACCTCCGGCGAAGCCGCTAGCCTCAGCCACAATTTCCTGAAGCAGTACGAAAAACGCTGCTACGGCTACTTCGGCAAGATGCACGACTTCGAATACAAGTTCCGTAGGTTCCTGCTCGCTCTGAACCGCGAAGACCAGGTCGGACTTTACAAGGTGCTGCAAGGATTCGCCTTGAGCGGATACAAGAAGAGCGCCTTCTTGAAGACGCCCGTGCAAACGACAAAGTATCTCTATAAATTCTGGAAGTTCAAGTAG
- a CDS encoding Crp/Fnr family transcriptional regulator produces the protein MKAAPVRLIVPRLPFWPKLSAEEQAVVSERAVVRRFGKGQLVSSNSSECLGIVFILEGEIRVSMTSDDGREVSLYHARKDEVCVSTASCVIRQLTFDTAVVAERDTSLLVVPAMVCARLMESNVHVRAFVFESETERFSQAVRAIQLMLFKRFDQRLASYLVSHFERSGSDEIRKTQEEIARDVNSAREVVARMLREFADKGLVEIRRGLIKLHNVDGLRKIL, from the coding sequence ATGAAAGCAGCTCCGGTTCGTTTGATTGTTCCCAGACTCCCGTTCTGGCCGAAACTTTCGGCCGAAGAACAGGCGGTAGTGTCCGAACGTGCTGTCGTCAGGCGCTTCGGCAAGGGGCAGCTCGTGAGCAGCAACAGCTCCGAATGTCTCGGAATCGTCTTTATTCTCGAAGGTGAAATCCGCGTGAGCATGACCTCGGACGACGGCCGCGAGGTTTCGTTGTACCATGCCCGCAAAGATGAAGTCTGCGTGTCTACGGCTTCGTGCGTGATTCGGCAGTTGACCTTTGATACGGCGGTGGTGGCCGAAAGGGATACTTCCCTGTTGGTGGTTCCGGCGATGGTCTGTGCGCGCCTGATGGAATCGAACGTGCATGTGCGCGCCTTTGTCTTCGAAAGTGAAACGGAACGGTTTTCGCAGGCGGTTCGTGCAATTCAGCTGATGCTGTTCAAGCGCTTTGACCAGCGGCTTGCCTCTTATTTGGTGTCGCATTTTGAAAGGAGCGGCTCCGACGAAATCCGGAAAACACAGGAAGAAATCGCCCGCGACGTGAATTCAGCCCGCGAGGTGGTGGCCCGTATGCTCCGCGAATTTGCAGATAAGGGACTTGTCGAAATCAGACGAGGCCTCATCAAGTTACACAACGTGGATGGCCTTCGCAAGATTTTGTGA
- a CDS encoding outer membrane protein assembly factor codes for MSEMSESYMVENKIHKVKVEGTVHMDDRAVLSRIGIRDGQSYSPTALTEKVQSSVASLYKSGLFDDVTAWIDYVGDGTDVDLIFKIKELPALDTAVFEGPDEVSEEDLKLKTRLIPGQVYSKSQLERDRQAILEYYRSEGYLLAEVGYRETPVDENKNLVTFIVREGEKVKVRQFDIQGNDNVPAEDIMEHMVTKLDQWWGGGEFKENIFEADRDTVLNAIRHFGYLDAELTEYSAEYLPDSTCLFYLGRMVPLGENLEVLYKQLNLALGDSATPLYKMAGKPTMQVTHFFRKHREVGEMPWVSRPKVTVKTEEDAWNMLNDLIRYESARKEWLDIVDGRKWKNPKIDSLRKIKKRSTYQEKLLVRYMIEDMFPALNKYDNIKTSSAILVHIHMIEGRKYYMGSLHFSGNEVLNDKMLAYAFRLDSGEVFDQYKYDASRKALLDAYREDGYLFAQYEETRTFENDSIVNLSYKMTEGLPAQIHKVHIHGNTKTNEKVIRREVRLYPGDTYRQSLLERSFREIMQLNYFDMVVPDIKVVGEQDVDLDFTVQEKEAGTGQFSLGVSYSESDGIVGTASVSIPNCCMGDGQAASFSVEYGADKKSASVSFQEPWFLDKPITLGTSLSYSWWNMSKYDDPDITRYGGSVYLGKRLKWPDDYFYGQIGYSWLMNKQGPNIDDSYVVYTGVESALNFRLLRDDKNLPQFPTDGSRYVLDIQWADDAIFSDFSFVKTELTIKWWFPLFRDRLTVALTNQYGVIFGDQLQYRTLYTMGGVMGYEGMMRGYSSGSIGYRRLGRSYQYTGVELQLGLVPQTFYLLPFFFDAGNVFGERYNPRTKVPKPSRSPLSEWDPTSLKKDIGFGFRVIVPMLGIIGFDFAWPLDVGETYSGTQRTEVGDMQFNFVIGQGF; via the coding sequence ATGTCCGAAATGTCCGAGAGCTATATGGTCGAAAATAAGATTCATAAGGTCAAGGTCGAAGGGACTGTCCACATGGACGATCGTGCGGTGCTCAGCCGCATCGGTATTCGCGATGGACAGAGCTATTCACCGACGGCCCTTACCGAAAAGGTTCAGTCTTCGGTGGCTTCCTTGTACAAGTCCGGGCTTTTTGACGACGTGACTGCCTGGATTGATTACGTGGGTGACGGCACCGATGTCGACCTCATTTTCAAGATTAAGGAGCTTCCCGCGCTCGATACGGCCGTTTTCGAAGGTCCGGACGAGGTCTCGGAAGAAGACCTGAAGCTGAAGACCCGCTTGATTCCGGGGCAGGTCTACAGCAAGAGCCAGCTGGAACGCGACCGTCAGGCCATTTTGGAGTACTACCGCTCCGAGGGCTATTTGCTCGCCGAAGTGGGCTACCGTGAAACTCCGGTTGACGAAAACAAGAATTTAGTGACCTTCATTGTCCGCGAGGGCGAAAAGGTCAAGGTGCGCCAGTTCGATATCCAGGGGAACGACAACGTGCCCGCCGAAGATATCATGGAACACATGGTCACGAAGCTCGACCAGTGGTGGGGCGGTGGCGAGTTCAAGGAAAACATTTTCGAGGCGGACCGCGATACGGTGTTGAACGCCATCCGTCATTTTGGTTACCTGGATGCGGAACTGACTGAATACAGCGCCGAATACCTGCCTGACTCCACTTGCCTGTTCTATCTGGGCCGGATGGTTCCGCTCGGCGAAAATCTGGAAGTCCTCTACAAACAGTTGAACCTTGCCCTGGGTGATTCTGCAACGCCCCTCTACAAGATGGCAGGCAAGCCGACCATGCAGGTAACCCACTTCTTCCGCAAGCATCGCGAAGTCGGCGAAATGCCCTGGGTGTCTAGACCTAAGGTGACGGTCAAGACCGAAGAGGACGCCTGGAACATGCTGAACGACCTGATCCGCTACGAAAGTGCCCGCAAGGAATGGCTGGATATCGTGGACGGACGCAAGTGGAAGAATCCGAAGATTGATTCGCTCCGCAAGATCAAGAAACGCTCGACTTACCAGGAAAAGCTCCTGGTCCGTTACATGATCGAGGATATGTTCCCGGCCTTGAACAAGTACGACAATATCAAGACCTCGAGTGCCATTCTGGTCCATATCCACATGATCGAAGGCCGCAAGTACTACATGGGCAGTCTGCATTTCTCGGGTAACGAAGTGCTGAACGACAAGATGCTTGCCTACGCCTTCCGTCTTGACAGCGGTGAAGTCTTTGACCAGTATAAGTACGATGCCTCCCGCAAGGCGCTTCTGGATGCCTACCGCGAAGACGGCTACCTGTTCGCCCAGTACGAGGAAACCCGTACGTTCGAGAACGATTCGATTGTGAACCTGTCCTACAAGATGACCGAAGGTCTCCCGGCTCAGATCCACAAGGTGCATATCCACGGCAATACCAAGACGAACGAGAAGGTCATCCGCCGCGAAGTCCGTCTGTATCCGGGCGATACTTATCGCCAGTCCTTGCTGGAACGTAGTTTCCGTGAAATTATGCAGCTGAACTACTTTGACATGGTCGTCCCCGACATCAAGGTAGTGGGCGAGCAGGATGTGGACCTCGACTTTACCGTGCAGGAAAAGGAAGCGGGTACCGGACAGTTCAGCTTGGGCGTGTCTTACAGCGAAAGCGACGGTATCGTGGGTACGGCGAGCGTGTCTATCCCGAACTGCTGTATGGGTGACGGCCAGGCCGCATCGTTCAGCGTGGAATACGGTGCCGACAAGAAGAGTGCTTCCGTGAGTTTCCAGGAACCGTGGTTCCTCGACAAGCCGATTACCTTGGGTACGAGCCTCAGCTACTCCTGGTGGAACATGTCCAAGTACGACGACCCCGATATTACCCGTTACGGCGGCAGCGTCTACCTGGGTAAGCGCCTCAAGTGGCCCGATGACTACTTCTACGGACAGATTGGTTACAGCTGGCTCATGAACAAGCAGGGCCCGAACATCGATGACAGTTACGTTGTCTATACCGGTGTGGAATCTGCCTTGAACTTCCGCCTGCTCCGCGACGACAAGAACCTGCCGCAGTTCCCGACCGACGGATCTCGCTACGTGCTCGATATCCAGTGGGCCGATGACGCCATCTTCAGTGACTTCAGTTTCGTGAAGACCGAACTTACGATCAAGTGGTGGTTCCCGCTGTTCCGCGACCGCCTGACGGTTGCGCTGACCAACCAGTACGGTGTAATCTTTGGCGACCAGTTGCAGTACCGCACGCTCTACACCATGGGTGGCGTGATGGGCTACGAGGGCATGATGCGTGGCTACAGCTCGGGTTCTATCGGGTACCGCCGCTTGGGCCGCAGCTACCAGTATACGGGTGTTGAACTCCAGCTCGGTCTTGTGCCGCAGACATTCTACCTGTTGCCGTTCTTCTTTGACGCCGGTAACGTGTTCGGTGAACGCTACAACCCGCGTACCAAGGTTCCGAAGCCGAGCAGGAGTCCGCTCAGCGAATGGGATCCGACGAGCCTCAAGAAGGATATCGGTTTCGGTTTCCGCGTGATTGTACCGATGCTCGGTATTATCGGCTTCGACTTTGCCTGGCCCTTGGATGTGGGTGAAACCTATAGCGGTACGCAGCGTACCGAAGTGGGTGACATGCAGTTCAACTTCGTGATCGGCCAGGGATTCTAA
- a CDS encoding DUF362 domain-containing protein, with product MKKLVHDRKVCLACAGCVGLCPKMALDMHGLDLQIDPEKCIKCSICVKACPVGALMLTEVIDA from the coding sequence ATGAAGAAGCTTGTTCACGACAGAAAAGTTTGCCTCGCCTGTGCAGGGTGCGTGGGGCTTTGCCCCAAGATGGCGCTCGACATGCACGGGCTTGACTTGCAGATAGACCCCGAAAAATGCATCAAGTGCAGCATTTGCGTCAAGGCATGCCCGGTCGGGGCGCTTATGCTGACGGAGGTCATCGATGCTTGA
- a CDS encoding amidohydrolase family protein, translating into MLFDFHVHIGQYFDDYYTPPRILRTLRLAGITHFAYSSTSTVVSDDPDFLLEERVAMHELSEGRAKPILWVTHDMLKHSSNLSLYMNDTGGKIRGLKIHGVSEKWLPNGRELQRVFKIAQERGLFVKLHTGEFENCETGMYRGICMKFPNVRVVLAHGRPILQAIDMLRYCPNTFVDTSFMPHSHFQQLIIAARQNGFTDRILFGTDTPIPGRHLKSSLPRHLRSRIDQTRRISGKDWSKISWENAQKILTTASK; encoded by the coding sequence ATGCTTTTCGATTTCCATGTTCACATAGGGCAATATTTTGACGACTATTACACGCCGCCACGAATACTGCGTACCTTGCGACTTGCGGGCATCACGCATTTTGCTTATTCTAGTACAAGTACTGTTGTTTCAGATGACCCCGACTTTTTGCTAGAAGAACGTGTTGCGATGCATGAACTTTCGGAAGGTCGTGCCAAGCCAATCTTGTGGGTGACGCACGATATGCTGAAACATTCGTCGAATCTTTCGTTATATATGAATGATACTGGTGGTAAAATTCGCGGGTTGAAAATTCACGGTGTGTCGGAGAAATGGTTGCCGAATGGTCGGGAACTGCAACGGGTGTTCAAAATAGCTCAGGAACGGGGCCTGTTTGTGAAACTCCATACCGGTGAATTCGAGAACTGTGAGACTGGAATGTATAGGGGAATCTGCATGAAGTTCCCAAATGTCCGTGTTGTTCTCGCCCATGGAAGACCAATTTTGCAAGCTATTGATATGTTGCGTTATTGTCCGAATACGTTTGTAGATACGTCGTTTATGCCACATAGTCATTTTCAGCAGCTTATAATCGCTGCACGACAAAATGGCTTTACTGATCGCATCCTGTTCGGTACAGACACCCCTATTCCAGGGCGTCACCTGAAAAGTTCGCTCCCGCGTCATCTGCGTAGCCGAATAGACCAGACAAGGCGAATCTCAGGCAAGGACTGGTCTAAAATTTCTTGGGAAAATGCCCAAAAGATTTTGACAACCGCATCAAAATGA
- the trxA gene encoding thioredoxin: MSEMNISKNNFEQEVLHFDKPVLIDFWAPWCGPCRMLSPVISEIAEEYGDKIKVCKVNVDDEGELAASFNVMSIPTLVVVKDGKVTNSAVGVRPKAQIVEMIG, translated from the coding sequence ATGTCTGAAATGAATATCTCCAAAAACAACTTCGAACAAGAAGTGCTCCACTTCGACAAGCCGGTCCTGATCGATTTCTGGGCTCCTTGGTGCGGCCCTTGCCGGATGCTTTCGCCCGTGATCTCGGAGATAGCTGAGGAATACGGCGACAAGATCAAGGTCTGCAAGGTGAACGTGGACGATGAAGGCGAATTGGCAGCCTCGTTCAATGTCATGAGCATCCCGACGCTTGTGGTCGTAAAGGACGGCAAGGTGACGAATTCTGCAGTCGGTGTCCGCCCGAAGGCTCAGATTGTAGAAATGATTGGCTAA
- a CDS encoding OmpH family outer membrane protein, whose translation MLKRLLMVLVLAFATVSFAEDGLRIAHVDSKLIFDGYKGTKKAQEEYDRQVAKWEQQGNLLQKELAAIKEKLDKQVLMLSDEKKNELEAEYNKKDLELKTFIDRVYGRKGELISENEKVSAPIIQLIRKAINEIALQEGYDMVVDRATGAVVFWKKENDLTQKVLDYLNNR comes from the coding sequence ATGCTTAAACGTCTGCTGATGGTTCTGGTGCTTGCGTTTGCGACCGTCTCGTTTGCCGAAGACGGGCTGCGTATTGCGCATGTGGATTCCAAGCTGATCTTTGACGGTTACAAGGGCACCAAGAAAGCCCAGGAAGAGTACGACCGCCAGGTGGCCAAGTGGGAACAGCAGGGCAACTTGCTGCAGAAGGAACTTGCCGCTATCAAGGAAAAGCTCGACAAGCAGGTGCTCATGCTCAGCGACGAAAAGAAGAACGAGCTCGAAGCCGAGTACAATAAGAAGGACCTGGAACTCAAGACCTTTATCGACCGCGTGTACGGCCGTAAGGGTGAACTGATTTCTGAAAACGAGAAGGTGAGCGCCCCGATTATTCAGCTGATTCGCAAGGCTATCAACGAAATCGCCTTGCAGGAAGGTTACGACATGGTGGTCGACCGTGCAACCGGCGCCGTGGTGTTCTGGAAAAAGGAAAACGACCTTACGCAGAAAGTGCTGGACTACCTGAACAACAGGTAG
- a CDS encoding radical SAM/SPASM domain-containing protein, whose translation MFYRQSRDTFIRSIGDYGYIKSQLTKHDRTYTQEGRAFLSVISREPHSLQELSAKACEYFEDVAPEDIQDDMKDFLDSLVADRYLVSAETAEECAAKDTFFSYAENPKTLFTYNSQQNPDDEKLYIDTQELLGDWYREHPQIHSCQIETTNRCNERCIHCYIPHELKNIVLPYEVIESVLNQLHDLGVMGLTLSGGEFFTHPDAEKILRKARELDFSFYVLSNITLITPHMIEVLKEVNPSYVQTSLYSVIPEEHDHVTQLKGSCEKTKSAIDSLIAANIPVQISCPVMKTNYHTYKDVLKYAYERNCKAQTDFVMMARYDFTTDNLAERLTMEQTEELLKDIIQFDKDYLDFTDTPVPSVSREEWGKRPFCGVGMDNLCIASDGIVYPCSGWQGMACGNVREQPIKDIWEKSPQLNKLRNLTKSAIPQCYDCEDRQFCAPCLVRNFNESGGDYLKVAPHFCKAAHLNRKLVVEAKAKMKKQH comes from the coding sequence CGACTATGGCTATATCAAGAGCCAATTAACCAAGCATGACCGCACCTACACGCAAGAAGGAAGAGCTTTCCTTTCTGTGATTTCTCGTGAACCGCATAGCTTGCAGGAACTTTCGGCAAAAGCATGCGAATACTTCGAAGATGTGGCTCCCGAAGACATTCAAGATGACATGAAGGATTTTTTAGATTCCCTAGTTGCTGACCGCTACTTAGTCTCCGCAGAAACAGCCGAAGAATGTGCTGCTAAGGATACTTTCTTTAGTTATGCTGAAAATCCGAAAACATTATTCACCTACAACTCTCAACAAAATCCTGATGACGAAAAACTCTATATCGATACGCAAGAACTTTTAGGAGACTGGTATCGCGAACATCCGCAAATTCACAGTTGCCAAATTGAAACAACGAATCGTTGTAATGAACGCTGCATTCACTGTTACATTCCGCATGAACTAAAGAATATCGTGTTACCATACGAAGTTATCGAAAGTGTTCTCAATCAGTTGCACGATTTAGGCGTTATGGGCCTTACGTTATCAGGTGGTGAATTTTTCACGCATCCCGATGCAGAAAAAATCTTACGTAAGGCTCGTGAACTTGATTTCAGTTTCTATGTGTTGTCAAACATCACTTTAATTACGCCACATATGATTGAGGTGCTTAAGGAAGTTAATCCGAGTTATGTGCAAACATCGCTTTACAGCGTTATTCCTGAAGAACATGACCATGTCACACAACTCAAAGGCTCCTGCGAAAAGACCAAGTCCGCTATTGACTCCTTGATTGCGGCGAACATACCCGTGCAAATCAGTTGCCCTGTGATGAAGACGAATTATCACACTTATAAAGATGTGTTGAAATATGCTTACGAACGAAATTGCAAGGCTCAAACTGACTTTGTAATGATGGCTCGATACGATTTTACCACGGACAATCTTGCCGAGCGCTTGACTATGGAACAAACTGAAGAATTGCTCAAGGATATTATTCAGTTTGATAAAGATTATCTTGACTTTACTGATACTCCGGTGCCGTCCGTTTCTCGCGAGGAATGGGGTAAGCGACCTTTCTGTGGTGTAGGCATGGATAACCTCTGTATTGCAAGTGACGGCATTGTGTATCCATGTAGCGGTTGGCAGGGAATGGCTTGCGGTAATGTGCGAGAACAGCCCATTAAGGATATTTGGGAAAAATCTCCGCAGCTTAACAAACTTCGTAACCTTACTAAGTCTGCTATTCCGCAATGTTACGATTGCGAAGACCGACAATTCTGTGCTCCATGTCTTGTTCGTAATTTCAACGAAAGCGGCGGTGATTATCTGAAGGTTGCTCCGCATTTCTGCAAGGCGGCTCACTTGAATCGCAAACTTGTTGTAGAAGCCAAAGCGAAAATGAAAAAACAGCACTAA